One genomic segment of Alicycliphilus denitrificans K601 includes these proteins:
- the thiD gene encoding bifunctional hydroxymethylpyrimidine kinase/phosphomethylpyrimidine kinase → MTQETPTSTRRYARVLSIAGSDSGGGAGIQADLKTFCALGCYGMTAITAITAQNTQGVRAIHGVPTDILRAQIDAVVEDIGVDAVKIGMLHAPEVVQVVAEAIRRHRLPSVVLDPVMVATSGDRLIAEETVGTLVRELFPLAAVVTPNLDEAGWLLGRPITGEDELGAAAGDLLALGARAALLKGGHLPGERVVDLLALPGGERHRLASARIATHNGHGTGCTLSSAIAAHLALGLPLVRAVEEARAYILGAIAAGADVRTGHGHGPLNHGYAPQPQRILEG, encoded by the coding sequence ATGACGCAAGAAACACCTACTTCCACCCGGCGCTATGCGCGCGTGCTGTCCATCGCGGGCTCCGACAGCGGCGGGGGCGCGGGCATACAGGCCGATCTCAAGACCTTCTGCGCGCTGGGCTGCTATGGCATGACGGCGATCACCGCCATCACGGCGCAGAACACCCAGGGCGTGCGCGCCATCCACGGTGTGCCCACCGACATCCTGCGCGCGCAGATCGACGCGGTGGTCGAGGACATAGGCGTCGATGCCGTGAAGATCGGCATGCTGCACGCGCCCGAGGTGGTGCAGGTGGTGGCCGAGGCCATCCGCCGCCACCGCCTGCCCAGCGTGGTGCTGGACCCGGTGATGGTGGCCACCAGCGGCGACAGGCTCATTGCCGAGGAAACCGTGGGCACGCTGGTGCGCGAGCTGTTCCCGCTGGCCGCGGTGGTCACGCCCAACCTGGACGAGGCCGGCTGGCTGCTGGGCCGCCCGATCACGGGTGAGGACGAGCTGGGTGCGGCCGCCGGCGACCTGCTGGCCCTGGGCGCGCGCGCCGCGCTGCTCAAGGGCGGGCACCTGCCGGGCGAGCGCGTGGTGGACCTGCTGGCGCTGCCCGGGGGCGAGCGCCACCGCCTGGCCTCTGCGCGCATCGCCACGCACAACGGCCATGGCACGGGTTGCACGCTGTCGTCCGCCATCGCTGCGCACCTGGCGCTGGGCCTGCCCCTGGTGCGGGCTGTGGAGGAGGCGCGCGCCTACATCCTGGGCGCGATCGCCGCGGGTGCCGACGTGCGCACGGGCCACGGCCACGGGCCGCTGAACCACGGCTACGCGCCGCAGCCCCAGCGCATCCTGGAGGGCTGA
- the thiO gene encoding glycine oxidase ThiO, translating into MLAHPSLRSPSFITILGAGLMGRLLAVALARQGHKVEVHEAGSRDGATSAAHVAAAMVAPLAESIVAEPGVVRMGQHSLARWPGLLAQLVQPVYFQHNGTLIVWHRQDAPEAARLRQKFEQTQGAVPQLPHMQPLDAAALAEREPALAGRFSQGLYLPGEGQLDNRQLLDALAATMDALGVATHWHSARAPQDFAPGAAGQPDWLLDCRGLGAREQWQDLRGVRGEVVRLHAPDVTLQRPTRLVHPRYSIYLAPKEDHRFVIGATEIESEDLSPASVRSTLELLSAAYAVHPGFAEARITELTTQCRPTLPDNLPAIRMPRERVLQVNGLYRHGFMIAPAMLDVVMQLLGEGQSALAPDFELALQGGAATAA; encoded by the coding sequence ATGCTTGCGCACCCATCCCTCCGATCCCCCTCCTTCATCACCATCCTCGGCGCCGGCCTGATGGGCCGGCTGCTGGCCGTGGCGCTCGCGCGCCAGGGCCACAAGGTCGAGGTACACGAGGCCGGTAGCCGCGACGGCGCCACCAGCGCCGCCCACGTGGCCGCCGCCATGGTGGCGCCGCTGGCCGAGTCCATCGTGGCCGAGCCGGGCGTGGTGCGCATGGGCCAGCATTCCCTGGCGCGCTGGCCCGGGCTGCTGGCCCAGCTGGTGCAGCCCGTGTACTTCCAGCACAACGGCACGCTGATCGTCTGGCACCGCCAGGACGCGCCCGAGGCCGCGCGCCTGCGCCAGAAGTTCGAGCAGACCCAGGGCGCCGTTCCCCAGCTTCCGCACATGCAGCCGCTGGACGCCGCCGCGCTGGCCGAGCGCGAGCCGGCCCTGGCCGGGCGCTTCAGCCAGGGCCTGTACCTGCCCGGCGAGGGCCAGCTGGACAACCGCCAGCTCCTGGACGCCCTGGCCGCCACCATGGACGCGCTGGGCGTCGCGACGCACTGGCACAGCGCGCGCGCGCCGCAGGACTTCGCCCCCGGCGCCGCCGGCCAGCCCGACTGGCTGCTGGACTGCCGCGGCCTGGGCGCGCGCGAACAGTGGCAGGACCTGCGCGGCGTGCGCGGCGAGGTGGTCCGCCTGCACGCGCCGGACGTCACGCTGCAGCGCCCCACGCGCCTAGTGCATCCGCGCTACTCCATCTACCTGGCGCCCAAGGAGGACCACCGCTTCGTCATCGGCGCGACCGAGATCGAGTCCGAGGACCTCTCGCCCGCCAGCGTGCGCTCCACGCTGGAGCTGCTCAGCGCCGCCTACGCCGTGCACCCGGGCTTCGCCGAGGCGCGCATCACCGAGCTGACCACCCAGTGCCGCCCCACCCTGCCCGACAACCTGCCCGCCATCCGCATGCCGCGCGAGCGCGTGCTGCAGGTCAACGGCCTGTACCGCCACGGCTTCATGATCGCCCCGGCCATGCTGGACGTGGTCATGCAGCTGCTGGGCGAGGGACAATCGGCGCTGGCCCCCGATTTCGAACTCGCGCTGCAAGGCGGCGCCGCAACCGCTGCATGA
- the thiS gene encoding sulfur carrier protein ThiS produces the protein MNILINQNPVELPDGASVADAVASLDPTPPFAVAVNLQFVPRAAYATHLLQAGDSVEIIAPVTGG, from the coding sequence ATGAACATCCTCATCAACCAGAACCCCGTGGAGCTGCCCGACGGCGCCAGCGTGGCCGACGCCGTGGCCAGCCTCGACCCCACGCCCCCGTTCGCCGTAGCCGTCAACCTGCAGTTCGTGCCGCGCGCGGCCTACGCCACGCACCTGCTGCAGGCCGGCGACAGCGTGGAAATCATTGCCCCGGTCACCGGCGGCTGA
- a CDS encoding thiazole synthase produces the protein MNTPNDDALVLYGQRFESRLLLGTARYPSPAALQAAVQRARPAMLTAALRRQGSIEQGKSFWAMLKELQVPVLPNTAGCHSVQEAITTSHMAREVFDTPWIKLEVIGDDYTLQPDTLNLVQAAEQLVRDGFYVLPYCTEDLVLCQRLVDVGCQAIMPWAAPIGTGRGPVNPYAMQTLRQRLDVPMLVDAGLGLPSHACQVMEWGFDGVLLNTAVAQAADPVRMAGAFADAVAAGRAAHLAGAMQPRESAQPSTPVLGTPFWHHAQEA, from the coding sequence ATGAACACTCCCAACGACGACGCCCTGGTGCTGTACGGCCAGCGCTTCGAAAGCCGGCTGCTGCTGGGCACGGCCCGCTACCCCTCGCCCGCCGCGCTGCAGGCCGCCGTGCAGCGCGCGCGCCCGGCCATGCTCACGGCGGCGCTGCGCCGCCAGGGCAGCATCGAGCAGGGCAAGAGCTTCTGGGCCATGCTCAAGGAACTGCAGGTGCCGGTGCTGCCCAACACCGCCGGCTGCCACAGCGTGCAGGAGGCCATCACCACCTCCCACATGGCGCGCGAGGTGTTCGACACCCCCTGGATCAAGCTGGAGGTGATCGGCGACGACTACACGCTGCAGCCCGACACGCTGAACCTGGTGCAGGCAGCCGAGCAGCTCGTGCGCGACGGCTTCTACGTGCTGCCCTACTGCACCGAGGACCTGGTGCTGTGCCAGCGCCTGGTGGACGTGGGCTGCCAGGCCATCATGCCCTGGGCCGCGCCCATAGGCACGGGGCGCGGCCCCGTCAATCCCTACGCCATGCAGACGCTGCGCCAGCGTCTGGACGTGCCCATGCTGGTGGACGCGGGCCTGGGCCTGCCCTCGCACGCCTGCCAGGTCATGGAGTGGGGCTTCGACGGCGTGCTGCTGAACACCGCCGTGGCCCAGGCCGCCGACCCCGTGCGCATGGCCGGCGCCTTTGCCGACGCCGTGGCCGCGGGCCGCGCCGCCCACCTGGCCGGCGCCATGCAGCCGCGGGAATCGGCCCAGCCCAGCACCCCCGTGCTGGGCACGCCGTTCTGGCACCACGCGCAGGAAGCCTGA
- a CDS encoding thiamine phosphate synthase, giving the protein MHESHEAMVQAIVHHHGAAYADFPAQPVPATATDEPVYRAALAACSALGFIAHDAGCLARAWAAQTRRLGSFDAARWPDDPADFGLQPRPHARPFAPCPQQLGLYAVLPDAAWVGRMARAGVPTVQLRYKSQDGAAIAREVQAAVQAVRGTPALLFINDHWRAAIDAGAYGVHLGQEDLDALGPDDLRAIREAGLRLGVSTHGYAEMVRADAASPSYIAMGAVFPTTLKKMATVPQGVARLVAYARLMRGYPQVAIGGIGLEQFPQVLATGVGSIAVVRALVNADEPEASAARLMRAMQA; this is encoded by the coding sequence ATGCACGAAAGCCATGAGGCCATGGTGCAGGCCATCGTGCACCACCACGGCGCCGCCTACGCGGACTTCCCGGCGCAGCCCGTGCCCGCCACCGCAACGGACGAGCCCGTATACCGCGCGGCCCTGGCCGCCTGCAGCGCGCTGGGCTTCATCGCCCACGACGCCGGCTGCCTGGCCCGCGCCTGGGCCGCGCAGACGCGGCGCCTGGGATCCTTCGACGCCGCCCGCTGGCCTGACGACCCCGCGGACTTCGGCTTGCAGCCGCGCCCCCATGCCCGGCCCTTCGCGCCCTGCCCGCAGCAGCTAGGCCTGTACGCCGTGCTGCCCGATGCCGCCTGGGTCGGCCGCATGGCGCGCGCCGGCGTGCCCACGGTGCAGCTGCGCTACAAGTCGCAGGACGGCGCCGCCATCGCGCGCGAGGTGCAGGCCGCCGTGCAGGCCGTGCGGGGCACGCCGGCACTGCTGTTCATCAACGACCATTGGCGCGCGGCCATCGACGCCGGCGCCTACGGCGTGCACCTGGGGCAGGAAGACCTGGACGCGCTGGGCCCCGACGACCTGCGCGCCATCCGCGAGGCCGGGCTGCGCCTGGGCGTGAGCACCCATGGCTACGCCGAGATGGTGCGCGCCGATGCCGCCAGCCCCAGCTACATCGCCATGGGCGCGGTCTTCCCGACCACGCTCAAGAAAATGGCCACCGTGCCCCAGGGCGTGGCGCGGCTGGTGGCCTATGCGCGGCTGATGCGCGGCTACCCGCAGGTGGCCATAGGCGGCATTGGCCTGGAACAGTTCCCCCAGGTGCTCGCCACCGGCGTGGGCTCGATCGCCGTGGTGCGCGCCCTGGTCAATGCCGACGAGCCGGAAGCCTCTGCCGCACGGCTGATGCGCGCGATGCAGGCATAG
- a CDS encoding type IV pilus assembly protein FimV: MRNVLVGACLCVAASGVAALSLGASRGAVVLGSAIDLGFEVRPDPGKDLASSCISAHLVSGTTSIADSRVRVTPVEGGVIPMVRVQATMVADEPVLTVTIAAGCEGRVTRTYTFLADLPAAGAANTQGPLDIGRLGTADPGTFAARPANAVAAAAGPRTPAAAGAAAVQSLVRREKPQAGASAGQAADKPARPRARATVPAPVPTAAARLIVEPLDLWLDAPLELRLSREEPLLLSTPDEARRAEFAALWKVLNSSPADLRQSMERLGRLEADAAAHRRQADAGRAEASGLRQQLEQLQSQSFSAGVVYALGGALVLALAAIAWLLRRTRREALQAWHNSVALSEGLKDGAVVSEGPDGKVRWQVEPEAADTWHPSSVPPEELQEAGPGPSDAPDTIPPAPAQTAAPEPAARLAAPRQQAIQPEGLFDIQQQAEFFISIGEHEQAIQVLRSHIAEQGDAMPAVYLELLRLFQMLGRTDSFEQLRRQFQERFNVQVPRYTQWHESGHALEDYPEALAQIEALWSSPEVLGVLDGFLFRRGDGRDAQRFDLAAFDDLLLLLAIAQTTPAHLRGAPPPRARTTPLGPAAAVPRSLDSIVGDLSLMPSGYDVLAKQPSVEDMLDVDLSEPAQFTLRDHQPEAGAAAPAHGQSVGFAMDDDKLELRFELERMENRRY; encoded by the coding sequence ATGCGCAATGTACTCGTGGGCGCCTGCCTGTGCGTCGCGGCCTCTGGCGTGGCGGCGCTTTCGCTGGGGGCGAGCCGCGGCGCAGTGGTGCTCGGGTCGGCGATCGACCTCGGGTTCGAGGTGCGGCCCGATCCGGGCAAGGATCTGGCGTCCTCGTGCATCTCGGCGCACCTGGTTTCAGGCACGACAAGCATTGCGGACTCACGCGTCCGCGTCACGCCTGTCGAGGGCGGGGTCATCCCTATGGTGCGCGTGCAGGCCACCATGGTGGCCGACGAGCCCGTGCTCACCGTCACCATCGCGGCAGGGTGCGAAGGCCGCGTGACGCGCACCTACACCTTCCTGGCCGACCTGCCGGCCGCTGGCGCCGCGAACACGCAGGGCCCCCTGGACATCGGTCGGCTGGGCACGGCCGACCCGGGCACCTTCGCCGCGCGCCCTGCAAATGCGGTTGCGGCTGCGGCGGGCCCGCGTACACCGGCCGCCGCGGGCGCTGCCGCCGTGCAATCCCTCGTCCGCCGCGAGAAGCCCCAGGCTGGTGCGTCCGCGGGCCAGGCGGCCGACAAGCCGGCGCGGCCGCGCGCGCGGGCCACGGTGCCGGCGCCTGTGCCGACCGCGGCCGCGCGCCTCATCGTGGAGCCGCTGGACCTGTGGCTCGACGCCCCCCTGGAGCTGCGCCTGTCGCGCGAGGAACCGCTCTTGCTCTCCACCCCCGACGAGGCCCGGCGCGCAGAATTCGCGGCGCTGTGGAAGGTGCTCAACAGCTCCCCCGCCGACCTGCGGCAGTCCATGGAGCGCCTGGGCAGGCTGGAGGCCGATGCGGCGGCGCACCGCAGGCAGGCGGACGCCGGGCGCGCGGAGGCGAGCGGGCTGCGCCAGCAGCTCGAACAGTTGCAGTCACAGAGCTTTTCGGCCGGCGTGGTCTACGCGCTGGGGGGCGCGCTGGTGCTGGCCCTGGCCGCGATCGCCTGGCTGCTGCGGCGCACGCGGCGCGAGGCGCTCCAGGCATGGCACAACTCCGTGGCGCTGAGCGAGGGGCTCAAGGACGGCGCCGTGGTCTCCGAAGGGCCCGATGGCAAGGTCCGCTGGCAGGTCGAGCCCGAGGCGGCTGACACCTGGCATCCCAGCTCGGTGCCACCTGAGGAACTGCAAGAGGCCGGCCCGGGCCCGTCCGATGCGCCCGACACCATTCCCCCGGCCCCGGCGCAAACGGCCGCGCCGGAGCCTGCCGCCCGGCTGGCTGCGCCGCGGCAGCAGGCCATCCAGCCCGAGGGGCTGTTCGACATCCAGCAGCAGGCGGAGTTCTTCATTTCCATCGGCGAGCACGAGCAGGCGATACAGGTGCTGCGCAGCCACATCGCCGAGCAGGGTGACGCGATGCCGGCCGTGTACCTCGAACTGCTGCGCCTTTTCCAGATGCTGGGGCGCACGGACAGCTTCGAGCAACTGCGCAGGCAGTTCCAGGAACGCTTCAACGTGCAGGTCCCGCGGTACACGCAATGGCATGAAAGCGGGCATGCGCTGGAGGACTACCCGGAGGCGCTGGCGCAGATCGAGGCGCTGTGGTCTTCGCCCGAGGTGCTGGGGGTGCTTGACGGATTCCTGTTCCGCCGCGGCGATGGGCGGGACGCGCAGCGGTTCGATCTGGCCGCCTTCGACGATCTGCTGCTGTTGCTGGCCATCGCCCAGACCACGCCCGCGCACCTGCGCGGCGCGCCGCCGCCGCGCGCGCGCACGACGCCCCTGGGCCCTGCGGCCGCGGTCCCGCGCTCGCTCGACTCCATCGTGGGCGACTTGTCGCTGATGCCGTCGGGCTACGACGTGCTGGCAAAGCAGCCGTCCGTGGAGGACATGCTCGACGTCGACCTGTCGGAGCCCGCGCAATTCACGCTGCGCGACCACCAGCCGGAGGCCGGCGCCGCTGCGCCGGCGCACGGCCAGTCCGTGGGGTTCGCCATGGACGACGACAAGCTGGAACTGCGCTTCGAACTGGAGCGCATGGAAAACCGCCGGTACTGA
- a CDS encoding 3-hydroxyacyl-CoA dehydrogenase, whose translation MNAAFTSIGIVGTGAMGRGIAQIAAQAGSTVYLFDTKPGAVDAARTHLHGQWQRLADKGRIDATQVPVLLERLVRAASLHDLAACELVVEAIAERLDAKRELLLELEYIVAPGAVLASNTSSLSITALAAPLTHPQRVAGFHFFNPVPLMKVVEVVAGLRTEAVVCARLAQYARAMGHTPVMAQDTPGFIVNHAGRGFGTEALRIVSEGVADFATVDRILRDQAGFKLGPFELMDLTALDVTHPAMESIYHQYYEEPRFRPSPITAQRLAAGLLGRKTGEGFYRYVDGAAQVPAEPPAPRPASLPPVWVSPRAARRAELYQLLKSLGATIETGATPSAGALILVAPLGFDVTTVAVVERLDPTRTVGIDMLIDDAATRRRVLATNPATREDMRDAAHALFASDGKAVSVIRDSGGFVTQRVVATIVNIAADICQQRICSPQDLETAVTLGLGYPLGPLAMGDRWGPTNILEVLFNMQTVYGDARYRPSPWLRRRGAIGLSLTHEEP comes from the coding sequence ATGAATGCGGCATTCACTTCGATAGGCATCGTCGGCACGGGCGCAATGGGCCGCGGTATCGCGCAGATAGCGGCCCAGGCCGGCAGCACGGTGTATCTTTTTGACACAAAACCCGGCGCGGTCGATGCGGCGCGGACGCATCTCCATGGGCAGTGGCAGCGCCTGGCGGACAAGGGGCGCATCGATGCGACCCAGGTGCCCGTCTTGCTGGAGCGGCTCGTGCGCGCCGCCTCGCTGCACGACCTGGCGGCCTGCGAACTGGTGGTGGAGGCCATCGCCGAGCGCCTGGACGCCAAGCGGGAGTTGCTGCTCGAACTCGAATACATCGTCGCGCCCGGGGCAGTGCTGGCCAGCAACACCTCGTCGCTGTCGATCACGGCGCTGGCGGCGCCGCTCACGCACCCGCAGCGCGTGGCGGGCTTTCACTTCTTCAACCCCGTGCCGCTCATGAAGGTGGTGGAAGTGGTGGCCGGGCTGCGCACCGAGGCCGTGGTCTGCGCGCGCCTGGCGCAGTACGCCCGCGCCATGGGCCATACGCCCGTGATGGCGCAGGACACGCCGGGCTTCATCGTGAACCACGCGGGCCGGGGTTTCGGCACGGAGGCCCTGCGCATCGTGAGCGAGGGCGTGGCCGACTTCGCCACGGTGGACCGCATCCTGCGCGACCAGGCGGGCTTCAAGCTCGGGCCGTTCGAGCTCATGGACCTGACCGCCCTGGACGTGACGCACCCGGCGATGGAGTCCATCTACCACCAGTATTACGAAGAGCCGCGCTTTCGCCCCAGCCCGATCACTGCGCAGCGTCTGGCCGCGGGCCTGCTGGGCCGCAAGACGGGCGAAGGCTTCTACCGCTACGTGGACGGCGCGGCCCAGGTGCCGGCCGAGCCGCCCGCGCCCCGGCCGGCAAGCCTTCCGCCGGTCTGGGTGTCCCCGCGCGCGGCGCGGCGCGCCGAGCTGTACCAGCTGCTCAAGAGCCTGGGCGCCACCATAGAGACTGGCGCCACGCCCTCGGCGGGTGCGCTGATCCTGGTGGCGCCGCTGGGCTTCGACGTGACCACGGTGGCCGTGGTCGAACGCCTGGACCCCACGCGCACTGTCGGCATCGACATGCTGATCGACGACGCGGCCACGCGCCGCCGCGTGCTGGCCACCAACCCCGCCACGCGCGAGGACATGCGCGATGCGGCGCACGCGCTGTTCGCGAGCGACGGCAAGGCCGTGAGCGTGATCCGCGACAGCGGCGGCTTCGTCACGCAGCGCGTGGTGGCCACCATCGTCAACATCGCGGCCGACATCTGCCAGCAGCGCATCTGCAGCCCGCAGGACCTGGAGACCGCCGTGACCCTGGGCCTGGGCTACCCGCTGGGCCCGCTGGCCATGGGCGACCGCTGGGGGCCGACCAACATCCTCGAAGTGCTGTTCAACATGCAGACCGTCTATGGCGACGCGCGCTACCGCCCCAGCCCCTGGCTGCGCCGCCGCGGCGCCATAGGCCTGAGCCTGACGCACGAAGAACCCTGA
- a CDS encoding oxepin-CoA hydrolase, alternative type, giving the protein MTAELQSTSHGQTLVLTLRAPQARNALDGAICAAGIEALSVAERSEEVRCVVITGADGVFSAETSLERLQARRQQPAQAQAQGVELLHHWVEAVRTHPKPVIAAVEGMAEGAGFSLALACDLVVAARNAAFAMGGARLGLSPAGGASWNLPRSLPHQMASEILLCGEHIAAPRLHALGLVNHLAEPGRALHEALALAQRLNARAPNALASIKELVGDAPQRSFTEQLAHERDHLVRSLQHANAGEGIAAALEKRTPNYK; this is encoded by the coding sequence ATGACCGCAGAACTGCAAAGCACCAGCCACGGCCAGACCTTGGTCCTGACCCTGCGCGCGCCCCAGGCCCGCAATGCGCTGGACGGCGCCATCTGCGCCGCCGGCATCGAGGCCCTGAGCGTGGCCGAGCGCAGCGAAGAGGTGCGCTGCGTGGTCATCACCGGCGCGGACGGCGTCTTCAGCGCCGAGACCAGCCTGGAGCGCCTGCAGGCCAGGCGCCAGCAGCCGGCCCAGGCGCAGGCCCAGGGCGTGGAGCTGCTGCACCACTGGGTGGAGGCCGTGCGCACCCATCCCAAGCCTGTGATCGCCGCCGTGGAGGGCATGGCCGAGGGAGCCGGCTTCTCGCTGGCGCTGGCCTGCGACCTTGTCGTGGCGGCACGCAACGCGGCGTTCGCCATGGGCGGCGCCCGGCTGGGCCTGTCCCCCGCCGGCGGCGCGAGCTGGAACCTGCCGCGGAGCCTTCCGCACCAGATGGCCAGCGAGATCCTGCTGTGCGGCGAGCACATCGCGGCGCCGCGTCTGCACGCCCTCGGCCTGGTCAACCACCTGGCCGAGCCCGGCCGCGCGCTGCACGAGGCGCTGGCCCTGGCCCAGCGCCTGAACGCGCGCGCGCCCAACGCGCTGGCCAGCATCAAGGAACTGGTAGGCGACGCGCCGCAGCGCAGCTTCACCGAGCAGCTGGCGCACGAGCGCGACCACTTGGTGCGCAGCCTGCAGCACGCGAATGCCGGGGAAGGCATTGCCGCGGCGCTCGAAAAGCGCACCCCAAACTACAAATAA
- a CDS encoding Crp/Fnr family transcriptional regulator translates to MDEPILTIEEREAINSGRWFSSLSPSLRHDILRCSYVKRYKDGTLIAARGDPPEDWIACARGAVRVSSTSLSGKQITLTYVEPGIWFGDVAIFDGDQRTHDAYAHGDTTILCVTRTDFRKILAQHTELYEAMLRLHARRIRQLFGLVEDLNTLPLRSRLAKQLLHLVRSYGVPSLSDGSEIRIGLQLAQEELAQLLGASRQRVNQELKAMEREDTIRIEPGGLVVRDREALMRIAEASP, encoded by the coding sequence ATGGACGAACCGATTCTTACCATCGAAGAACGCGAGGCGATCAACTCCGGTCGCTGGTTTTCCTCCCTCTCCCCTTCTTTGCGCCACGACATACTGCGATGCTCCTACGTCAAACGCTACAAGGACGGCACGCTCATCGCCGCGCGCGGCGACCCTCCCGAAGACTGGATCGCCTGTGCGCGCGGCGCCGTGCGCGTGAGCTCCACCAGCCTCTCGGGCAAGCAGATCACGCTGACCTACGTGGAGCCAGGCATCTGGTTCGGCGACGTGGCGATCTTCGACGGCGACCAGCGCACGCACGACGCCTACGCGCACGGGGACACCACCATCCTGTGCGTGACGCGGACCGACTTCCGCAAGATCCTCGCGCAGCACACCGAGCTCTACGAGGCCATGCTGCGCCTGCATGCGCGGCGCATCCGCCAGCTCTTCGGGCTGGTGGAGGACCTCAACACGCTGCCGCTGCGCTCGCGCCTGGCCAAGCAGCTGCTGCACCTGGTGCGCAGCTACGGCGTGCCCAGCCTGTCCGACGGCAGCGAGATCCGCATCGGCCTACAGCTGGCGCAGGAGGAGCTGGCGCAGCTGCTGGGCGCATCGCGCCAGCGCGTGAACCAGGAACTCAAGGCCATGGAGCGCGAGGACACTATCCGCATCGAGCCCGGCGGGCTCGTGGTGCGCGACCGCGAGGCGCTCATGCGCATTGCCGAGGCCAGCCCCTGA